CCTCGATCGTCCCTTCGTGCAGTTCGATAATCTTCTGGGCGATAGCCAGCCCCAGGCCGGTGCTTTCGGAATGACCGGTACGACTCTTGTCTCCCCGATAAAACCGGTCAAAAATATGAGGCAAATCTTCTGATTCAATCCCCTGCCCGGTATCGGCCACCTGAATTTCCACGGAATCGTCGACCGGCGTTACTACTACTTCCACCCTGCCGTCCTCGGGAGTGTAGTGAATCGCATTGTCGATGAGGTTGGAGAGCGCCCGCTCGATCATGCCGATATCTGCGTACACCAGTTGAATATCCCCCGGAAGATGCGAGGTGAGTTTCACCCCGGAGTCCTCGGCTGACTTTTGGAATTTCATCACCACGTCCTGCACCAATTCGGTGACAGAAAACGGTTCCGGCTCCGGCTCAATCTGCCGGGCATCCAGTTTAGAGAGTTCAAATAGCCCGTGTACCAGATTATTCAGGGATTCGGTATTGTTCAAAATAATTTTGAGGTACGTCAGCTTTTCCTCTTCCGAGAGGGAATCCTCCTTCATCATGATCGTCTCAAGGTACCCCTGCATAGACGCCAGCGGACTCCGCAGGTCATGGGAAACGTTGGCGATGAGTTCCCGGCGGAGTCTGTCCGTCTGCTGGAGCTCTTCCATATTCTCTACAATCGTGTCTGCCATCTGATTAAATGCCTCACCCAATTGACCCACTTCATCGTTGGAATCTACCTTGATGCGCTGATCGTAATCGCCCTCGCGAAACTGCTGGACGGTGGATGTCATTCCCCGGAGCCGGCGCGTCAGAAACGCGAAAAGAATCAGTCCGGCAAGGCCGGAGACCACGAGCGTGATTATCAGTCCACGGATTGACGTCTGCACCACGTAACTGTTCCGGAGCATGGAGGCAGCGCTATCGTATTCTTCACCCCCGATAATTATATAGATGTAGCCAGAGATATCCTGGCCGATTTGAAGTCTGGCTGCTGAAAACGGTTTCTGGCGGTTTTGGTGCCGGGGATCGTCCCCCAGGATGGGGATGTCCCGGTTACTGCCGAGGAATTTTCTGATGGGCGCCAAATCCACGTGATCCTGGACGATCTCCTTCCCCGGTTCGGCATAGAATGAAAGGATCTCGCCGGTATCATCCAGGAGATAGATTTCCACCTTGGGGTTCATCACCATCATGTAGTGAATGCGTTCCCCGATGCGCTGGAAGTCCACGCTGTCCTGCAGCAGCGGACGCAGTTCCACCGCCATATCCGCCGCCAGATTCAGATTCAACTTCTGATCCACCTCGCTGATAAACTGGCGCGAGGCGTGCATGGTGATGAGTATCTGGGAGGTTACGATTACCAGCA
The DNA window shown above is from Candidatus Neomarinimicrobiota bacterium and carries:
- a CDS encoding HAMP domain-containing histidine kinase; translation: MRKFFQSFYGKLSAVFLVLLLVIVTSQILITMHASRQFISEVDQKLNLNLAADMAVELRPLLQDSVDFQRIGERIHYMMVMNPKVEIYLLDDTGEILSFYAEPGKEIVQDHVDLAPIRKFLGSNRDIPILGDDPRHQNRQKPFSAARLQIGQDISGYIYIIIGGEEYDSAASMLRNSYVVQTSIRGLIITLVVSGLAGLILFAFLTRRLRGMTSTVQQFREGDYDQRIKVDSNDEVGQLGEAFNQMADTIVENMEELQQTDRLRRELIANVSHDLRSPLASMQGYLETIMMKEDSLSEEEKLTYLKIILNNTESLNNLVHGLFELSKLDARQIEPEPEPFSVTELVQDVVMKFQKSAEDSGVKLTSHLPGDIQLVYADIGMIERALSNLIDNAIHYTPEDGRVEVVVTPVDDSVEIQVADTGQGIESEDLPHIFDRFYRGDKSRTGHSESTGLGLAIAQKIIELHEGTIEVESEIGVGTTFKFRLPYHG